The Juglans regia cultivar Chandler chromosome 1, Walnut 2.0, whole genome shotgun sequence nucleotide sequence ttgttttctgGGAAAAATGTATGGGTTTATTTTTGAATGTTTGttctcaagattttttttttccatgcagTCATTGTTCTTGgttccttttctcttcttttttttttttctttccaaaaacttGTTGCTTTGTTTGGGTACAGTCTGTCACTATATAATGGCCCCCTTCTCCTAGTAATTTCTGACCATTTTTTTCCTCAGTTTTTATACttgattttctaattatttctgctacatttttcttacaaatatGAACAAACATGTGTAATGCATagataaactatatatatactataaacacacaaaatatagaTAAACTATATAAAGAGATACTATACACTCACAAAAGGCAGGTACACTGACCTTTTCAATATTCCTTAAAAACTTAGGATCATTGCACTGCTTCCACAAACCTGATTTGAGAGAAACAGAGTGtagaataaacaaaaagaaatagaagataAACTGAATATGCAGTTGTATGAATAAGTTTTCAAAATTGAGTTTTCTGAATTGAGTTTTTTGATaggttttttaataagttttatgaatttctagattttattgtatcagtttcttcatttcttcgaaatatgaacaaaattatGTAATGCATAGATAAGCTTATACTACAAACACAGAAAAGACTATTATACTCACTTTCCAATCTTCCTTGAAAACGTAGCACCACTGCACTGCTACTTGTAATAGAAGggttatttgaaaagaagaaatcaagTCACTTTTCAAACCTTAGCACCAATGCACTGAAAGTAATAGAAGGGTTTTCTTAAACACAATTCAATGCCTCTAGCCTTGCTAAGAAATGTCTCTTGGTGTTCAAACATTGAACCTGACTACTGCACTCCCTAGCCATTCGGCTGCCTCATGtgattataaatttcaaatttatcaatGCCTAGACAAACGgacaaaaaaagtaaattattaaatatgataagtTATACTGCATATTATAACTTACAAGTGATTAAAATCTGCCTCCACAAATTTAACACTGCATGCAATATAATATGTTatctaatttctaaaatattttcaggCAGATTTAATACTACATGTAGTATAATATGTTatctaatttctaaaatatttttttgtttgcagCTGCCATTCCAATGTATGGAATCACAAATTCAGTTGCTGGGACAGGGATAATAATGGAAAATCGCTATTTAAATTCAGATTCTGtgttttttcaaattgtaaattattataatgttttgttattataatgaatacgaaaagacaaTTGCATccattatttgttattatattaaatcatttttattagcagatttaaaaatattaataatagaaTACAAACCGacagaaatcacaaaaatagCCACAAAAGGAATGCATaggaaaatacaattgtatccctGTGCACTGTTTTTATTGCTGaattaaagttattataattataattgagGCTTAacaaattattacaaacggagGCTTAACAGAAGGTTAAGGGAATCAAGAAAattctgttaaaacaagaaatttctgttTTATAGCCtcttatctttatatatatataaatatatatatatattatgctcaTCTGTGCCACAGTCATTTTGGTAAACAAGGAATTTGATCTCTCTCAAGTACAAGTACTGGAATGGGCTCTATTATCAACGACAGGACTCGATTCTTTGCTCTAATGTCCGGTGCTCCATGCCCATCCCCATACTGGTACGTGCATTTGGCAATCCGAGCGAGGTTGATTGCTGTTTCCACCAACGATTCTCCAAACAAACGATTAACTACTCTttctttgttcaattttttccaAGTTGTCTCAGCCATGTTGTTGAGGTGTTTACGAGCATGTTCCTCAGAAAGATTAGTTCCTCGCATGTAACAATGGATTGAATTTGCAGTTTCACCTCTCTCTAACTCTGCCTGCATTAATTGTCaaataaattactaaaattgTTAATTTAGCACAAAACTATATAGACAACATGGGTTGGCATGTCATATTAAATCGGATTTTTCTCGATAATTGAACTCAACACCTGAAAATGAGGATATATGAAGTATGAAGAAATAGTTAGAATTCAGAACTTTTATTCTTgtcatttgttttaaaattttaagttgatAGGAAGacagatttaattattttgattatattttaatttagaaatgagaatgaATAGTACCGCAGCAGTACTCAAATCATTGCTGAGTCGAAAAATGATGGATGGCCACCGCAAGAGGCCATGGTAATTTTCCAAGCCCTCAAGGGCCTCCTTTGTGAAAGTttgattcaatatgaaataGGAATGAACGAGGAAGATCGTCCCAGAAACGGATCGCCAGCCATTGTTAAGATAGTCCTTGAAGTTTGGCATCTCCTTGTCGGAACTCCACTTTGTTTCTTGGAGGAACGCTTTGAACATATCTGCCCACTAAAATACAACATGAAACTACAACTTAATCAgatttaaaaatctttaaaaaaaatagcgaATTGTGTTAAAATCAGTTttgtaaaacaagaaaaaagaaagaaaactcgaaaatatcaaaaaatatagagtaatgctacgtacagtcgtagaatgtacaaatgtcgtgcagtcgctttgaaaaagaatagggtctattattaaaaaattaatttattttcaagtagtcctatatttatttattttttttaaagcgactgtacAGTATTTACATACttacgactgcaagtatcatttctcaaaaatatattatattaccgCTTTGGTTAGGTATGGAAGGATGTTTCCTCCTTTCTCCTTAAGAGTGTCGTAAACAATCTCATTAATAGTGTTATAGAGAGCTAAGAAGCATAGCTTCATATAGTCAGGAAGGTCTATCGCGGCTTTGATATCCCATCTGAAAACACAATAttaagattatttaaaaaacatgatttgctataaaaattaatttggtgGTGGCAGATTGAGAAAATGAGGGAGAGAAATTAACCTTTCGACAGCATCTGTAAAAAGCACGAGTTCATCCAAAGTACCATAAACGTCATAGACGTCATCAATGGTGGTGACAAGAGCAGCAACTTTGGTCAGCTGTTTACGAAGATGGCCCAGCTGAGGTTGGAAGCCAATTCCAACCGTCCAAAAGAAGCATTCCACCAGCCTATCTCTGGTGAAGGTCAACTTTTTCGACAGCCCCATATTGTTCCACCacctatattatattttatgtcgCGGTCAGTGGTGATCATGAACTTGGAAGCTTTCTGAAAATCTAAACAAaagtctttgtttttgttttttttttaatatggctTGTATTCTTATATATAAGGGGTAGCtagagttaaaaaattgttttgaatataattCTTTCACGGGATTTGCTTTTTGTCAGTGTGCACACGTACAACATATGTAAAGTGAGGAAAATTTTGACAAAACTTGGAAGCTTTCTGAATATCTTTtagatccatttttttattgtgttttatataAGTGAATAGGAAAATCTAAACAAAAGTTTTtgtctttggttttttttaatatggctAGAGTTAAAAAATTGGTTGTTTTGATTTTCATCATTCCCTCTtcgtatattgatttttgatgTTTTAGTACTTTCTGTAATCCAATTTGTACAAactctttaacattttataattaccTTGACATTTCTTGAAGTTCTCCTTGAAGTACTGACTGGACTATATTAAAATCCAACTTTGCAAGCTCAAGCACAACAGGATTTGCATCTTCCCTCTTGCTGTATGCCTCAATATACCAACGAGCTTCCAGTCTTTGCATTCTATGGTGCAGTGGAACCTCCAATGCATGCTGAATCTGCTCTGCCACGCTCTTACTTGCATGGATTTTGAGGTCCTCGAGACCCACTCTCGCGAATTCCATGGCCTCATCCAAGAGGTTTTCTCCTTCAAAACCCAGATACGAAGCTTCGTATAGACTCAGCATTCCTTTGACATCCCTTCTAAGGCATTCCTTGAAATTGCTATTTTCGTCTGTGAAACTGTTAAAAACATCTGCATGGACATgagtatgaaaaatatatgagaCTTCGAATCGTTTTGTTAAGATTATAAAGTTGAtcgaaataaacatatataatgcGTAAGAAGCTGAtagatattaatttgtttgtacGTACCTTGAGAGACGTCACCGCCACGTTGCCTGAGGAGCCTAAAGCTGAGAGCAGTCGCATGGAGACTCTTCACAATTCTTTCATTATATCCTTTTGAATTAGATGCTAAGACGACGTTGTCGAGAGCTCTTGTTATCTCCTTCTCAAAGCGGTAACCCAAGCCTAATCGTTGAACCTCATCAATCAGTTCGAGTTTTGCCAGTAAGTCTGAATTTTCATTGTTGATCATACTCCTCACGGCTTCGTCCAGCTTCTTCACCTTATTTTGTAGTACTTCATGATCCTGTGCGGTTACAATATGTATGAGcttacaattaatatatatgaatgtccCTAGATGTCTTAAATGTAATTGATGACTATGATCATATAATATTGATccctaattattaatattctatgaatagtaCCTAATAGTTTTAGATTTCTCAGACATGCTTGCATAGAGATCACACATGACAAACTTTTATCagactttaaaaaagagaaatcagGAAGCTAGCTAGGTAGAGGGAGCACATGCAAATTAGGAGTAAAAGATGATCAGAAATGCAATCACCAGTACATGATAATAATCATTCCTTAAGGACTGCACAAAATCGTAACTCCAAGTGCTTGGTTGGTAATTGGCAGATTTTCTCTGGACTTCTGAATGGGAAGTAGTGGCTGCAGTAGTACTGGCAAAACATCGGAGTTGCCcatgatgtttttgtttttggcagaGAAGAAGAGTTTTTGCTGTTGCATAGGTAGGCAAGTGTGTCGAGCAGACATGATTAATATTGGATGAGGGCAACTGGAGAACTAGAAGTGCCATTCCGctcttataatattatagatGCTATATGTTTGCAATTAATTGTGATTTCAAAAGGAGTGGAGTGGATCATCTATATATAGAACTTCAATAACGTTGAAATTGCATTGGAAGATAATTTCCTACTGGAAAATGTTAGTATATAGCCAGATATTTACGATATTCCAGAGATCGGATTAGACGACCTCATCTTATTAAGAGTCTAAAAGTCATACAGGTATCATGTGGGATATTAAATATCTAACAACATACGCAACCTCATGTGGGGAAAATGTAGATGAGGAAGGTATGGCCTGAATTTGAAAGGTAcattttatgtatgcatgtaggccAAAacgcaattaaaaaaaaaaaaacgattctCAGTACTTTTCTTGCACTCTTTAGAGCAGATGGCGACGTATGTGATGAAAAAATTAGGTTAGTATGAACGTGAATGGcggtgaggtttggatagtaagttgaaatgagatgagttagatgaaagttaaaaattaaaagttgaataaaatattattagctagattattattttttaatattgttattattttgaaatttaaaaatattgaattgtttattatattttatgtaaaaatttgagaaaaatttaatgatgaaatgaaataaattgagatcaattctaaatccaaacccaaACCTCCAAGAAGAACAACTGAAGTAGTTGTGAAAATTGAGAATGTCCAATGGATTATCAAAAGAAgaggttttttctttcttttttttcaagggGCTTTTGGGTTAAAACAAATTGGATCTTTGAAAGCCCCAAATCCTGATGCAACATTCAATGCCCGTGCCTTACCATTGCAGCTTGTCTAGAGCATGAGCATCACTTGCTCGTCCTTGGTTTTCTAGGCGTTGTTTTGGGATTAAAGATGGGTTTGGATAGACAAttcagataaaatgagatgagatgagatgatatgttttgaatagtagtgagattttttgagttaagatgaaatgagatagtttgtaaaaaacTGTATATTtggtgaaatgagatgagatagttttgactttttaaaatttgataaaagggGATCCTACTGTTTTATAGAGTACCCGAATTGTGTACTGTTCATGTTAGTTTTCACTGTTCATATACCGTTCACGCACATTTTGATATTGTTCACACACTGTTCATGTCAGTTTTCACtgttttatattgtttatttactgttcatttaagtgaatttttttaaggcttgagatgaaatattgtgtttgaaTAGTCAAAACTACTGTACGGTACAACTCCAGATGTGATGTTTTCAACTGAATTGACTATCCaaaccctttctttttttttttttttatgtgattgcATAGCGTTTGTACACTCACGGctacaattattatttctcattatatatatataaataattcaagggCCACAAACAATTAACCAACAGAAAAATATGTGAGCTCAATAGATCCAAAACTTATGTAACAACTAATATAAAGTACTACTCGAAACTTCACTGTTTTGACGAGAGTGGTGTTCATTGTTGTGGATTTCATATTCACTTCATATTGTATGCTTTTCTTGTGATCGATATATGTGTTATAATGAACAAAACACAGATTTTTCACtaggaccaaaaaaaaaaaagaaaaaaaaggagatcCATCCGTATATGGCGatggatgagatgaaaagtagGAAATGTTATCAGCAGGTATGCGAACGGTCCCACATGCAGCAAATTGATGTGGAGAAAagtctaattattttttgccACAAAACTTTAGGGTGACCATGGCTAAATATCCTCTCTCTGCATActgacctttttttttcacctaTCCATGGTAAGTAAGAGTTACAGAaattagatgattaaaaaagaaaattgctgaTGGCTGACCAAAAGGGAGGAGATTGGTGATCGTTTAGTTTCTCACTTCATGCAAGTTTTCCAATCATCTAATCCGAAGGATACTTAGGATTTAccagaagaagatgatgatgatatctGTGGGGGTGCTCTTGAATAGGTTGGATCATTGAATGCCCCAAGTTTCAGTGAATTAAATGCTTTGCTTTCCAAACTCTATCGGGAGATTGTGAGAGGTGATAATGGCATATCTATGGAGGAAAAGTCATCTTGTATTTATTCCAAAGGTTGAGAATCCTAAACattttaagcctatatataatatgcaattaatgtgacatataaaatcatctcaaatatTAATATGGCTGCAATATTAAGAAACGTGATGGATAAATTCATCTCTCCTAGTACTGAAGAATGCATGCATTCTTTGTGCCTTATCGTTTAATCCAAGCATTGTTTACAAGCTGCTACaaataatgagagaaaaatgGATCTAATGGCAATGAAGATGGATATAAAGAAGGCATATGATAAGCTAAGTTCAGCAAATGTTCCAAAAGATTTGCACATTGGTCAGGACAAAAGATTAATGAAGCAAAGTCGTCTGtctatattagtcaaaatatgCAGGGCAGGTCACATAGCAAACACTGTGGCTTCCATtgaaccattaaaaaaaaaacaaatactaaaTATTATGTATCATGGGGCTTCCTCTATTAGTTCAAcgatcaaaatgaaaaacatgcGAAGCACTTACGGAGAGTTTTGGCGAAAATTGCAAGTGAAAATCTAGAGTGTCACACAAGCAAAGAGAAAAACGCCACCTTAAATTGGATGCCTTCTTTCTTGCTGTCAAAAAGAATTTTACGTACATGTTCTTTTTCTGTATCAGAGAAACAAACGGGTAAAAATTGCTTCAAACAATGTATAAAGGAAAAGTTAGAAGAATCAGTCATCTGGCAAAGAAGATTCTATTCACAACATCAACAGGCAAAGCATAAGCTGGATCTATAGCTTTCAATCCTGGATATTCAAGATGGGAAAGTCCTGCAACAACAAAGATGGCCGACTTTAAATCTGATAAATTAATATCTTTCAGTCTAAACCTTTACTGTAGAAGAGCAGCAACCTCtgatttaaccaaaaaaaaaaaaaactgaacctAAAAAGATATAATAAGAAAGCAAAATCATGTCTAAGGAAAGCTGGATGCAAACTAAACATTAAATTACTTCTAGGGTGCACTGGATTTTGAAGCCACCAATTAAAAAGTTGCaataagagagaagagagagacccCACCAAATAAATGGGTGAAACACCTTTGAAGTCTCTTTCCCTCACACACCTAACCAAGTGCTCccaaattattaaataacaaGAAACTAAAACGCATGATAAAATCATATGCTGTATCAAACTCCGTCTTCAAACGTCAAAGAGCCCACATTTTTAAAAAGGTTATATTTAGCCCTTCATGAATGAGGAACATGAAAATGTGATTCAACTCAAAGTTCAGCACGAGAATTAACAACAATTTAAAGATTTAACATGTTCCATATGCATGAGTTAAAAAGGTAAAATTGACGAAGTTCAAAAGGTTGTAATGCGGCATTTAGTTACCAGCCACCCCAAAGTATGTATGGTAGACATCCACAGCATCATCTGGTCTATCAGAAATACCCCCATTTTCTGTATCCTGGATTGTTAACAGACTACAACATCTCAGAGAAACTTAAATCAAactaaaagattttttaaataaaacagaCACCCCAAAACTTGCAAAAGAAaacccgtttggattcagagatgagatgagttgagatggtttgtaaatagtagtgagatttgtgaatagtagtgaatagtagtgagatgatatgatctcaactcatctctcaatccaaaccggctTGAATCTATAGAGGAGAACATTGAGACCTGGCAATCTAAGATGAACTTAACAAGCTTTTCCTTATTGATCCAGTGAACCCTGTCTATCATAATTAAGCTAGAAAGAACCCACCATGAGTAGCAGACCTAAGGGATGCAACAAATAAGTGAGAAAGTCTAATAAATGTTCATGTGTGGCAAACTGGGTAAATAAGTACACACTTACATCAGGAAGTTTCTCAGGACGGCCATTAAGACCTCCAGATTTAACCTGCCGCTCGCATAACCACCATCCAAGAAGATCCTTGTCAATATGATGCAATGATCCCGTTATAGCAAGTGCACCCACACAACAGAAAACTGCAGTCACAGtgggtaaaaaaaatttcaccagATTCCAAGACTAGATTTGACATTTAGAAAACACAAATGCATTATTGTTCACAGGATTTGACATGCAGACAATAAAAAGGCCTCATTTCAAGTCTAAATTTCACGTGCAGAAGATACAAAGGCATATTTGTTCAATTTTCACATTTACACAGATTTCTGTGGGAGAACACTAATAGCTACCATTGAATCTAACCGGCTCACAGGGAAACGATGGGAAAATCCCctcattacaaaatattaaggGGCTGGTGGGGTCCAGGCTGAATAAAAATCCACCCGATATATGCCTGTCTCTgcccacaatatatataataatataatcatatttttttgtaagtgaAAATACTATTAATAGAACTaggcaaataataataataatataaatcccatttatatgaaataacaaaagtcacaaaaatcTCTGATCCTTCCTCTCTTCTAATTCTACTTCTCTACGTAAATTTCACAATCTGGCAGACTGGCACCTGTGAGCTTCATATCCAAATCAACTACAGGAATGGAAGCCAAACAGTTTATTGGGAAACTATGGGAGTGAAAGCGAAATGAACCTCTTCTTCTTGCaataaatgtgtgtgtgtgtgtgtgtgtgtgtgttgtggtTTATTAGGTTGGTGCATCTATGTACATCCAATCTTGATTGGGTAGGCTGGATTCTAGTGTAATTATGGATTTcaatttggattttgatttggattttttatttcttttattttctgtaacTTGCAGATGAGACTGTTAAACACTTCCTGCCCGAAGCTAGGGGGAAGTAAGGTTTTTCCCCTGCTATGGGAAGCGGGGGCAGTCACCCAAATCCCAGCCGTAGGGTGTGGGTATCACCCCTCAGCCCCACCACTTCCACGAGCACCAAATAAAAAACTCTCTATCAAAAGATTTTCtcataaattgaaaaattttccTATCCAAACATAGCCCAAGCCACTCAAACTTCACACATTACCAGTTTCATACTGAGCACTAGAACAACTTCCACATTGACTTCTGACCTAAAGAACTGACCTTGATTTTTAACTCTTAAAAAtgtaagctttttttttttcttttttatcagtaaGTAACTCTTAAACATGTAAACTAGTTGCTAATAAGTACCAGCTCAAGGAGCTTGCACAACATTGCTCACGAGATTAATGAGTGAGCTTGAGCAACCTACTACAAAGTTCATTCACAGCTCATACACAGCAAGAAACTCTATACAAACGAATCGCAAGCAATGGACTTGGGAGTAAATAATACTAAGGAAACATACATAATATTCACAGACAATTCTACAATACTTCGAATTTATAAGCAGAATCTCAATCTAAGGAACCTCCACTTCAAATATATTAGGAGAAATACATTAGTTATTGTAGATTACTGTAGAATGCGAGcctagagggagagagagagaggaaatagaTTCCATCTATAATGCATGCTTGGGTAACCATGGCACAAAATCTACAGTTGGTTGACAATGATGGAATCTGAAAACTGAGAGAATCTTCTGAGCAAAAGTCAAAAGCACTATTTTAAGAGATGCAAAAGCTGAATAGATTTCCACCCTGGGAGGTGTTTCGAAGATTGCGAACGAACTATGGGGGAATTcatggattttttctttagcactataagtttttgggtgaagaaCCTTGTAAGGGATGGGAATATTTGTAATGTTCTGCCTTAGTTCTATTTTGCTATAGCTTGTATCTAAGTGTATTcacttgtatacatcctgtgtacttgggctgcCTATTTACTcggaataaattatattattacctataaaaaaaaaaaaaaagatttccacCCTtgtaagaaaaacaaagaaataaagaagataGTGGAAGTAAAACACACTTGATTTATCAGGTACAACAAGCCAATATGTAAAACTTCACATAATGACCATGGCTTAAATGTTTAACATACTTTGCCCTGCATGAGACTCCCCACCAGGTGTGCTACCAAATCCACCATCCAAATTTTTACAACTTACGATGTAGCTCACAGCTTTCTCCACATTGATTTTATCCAAACGATGTAATATCGAGAGACAGCACAGAGCAATATAAGAGAACCTATAGGAAAAAGAACTTTCATGGTAAAATACATATTCTAACTGCGAAGAAGCTAACTTCCAAAATAATGAAATACCAAATAACAAAGCAGAAGGGGCAAAGAATACCGCGTATCAACTTCACCCCATATGTCCCCTGAGAAAGATCCATCTTGATTTTGCAGCTGAGCAATATCTGACTTGAATGTTAAGATCCACAAGATACAGCTGATATACACCATTTTgtattattgtttaaaattatCAGACTTCTTGATGTCAAAATCCTTATGAAGGAGCCCCTCTATGCCAGTCAACTATCTAAGCAGTAAAGGTAGTGATTCCACCCAACATGTACACAAGTTAAAGCCATCAGTTAACTAGCTTGAATATCAGAGTTTACAAAGAACTGTGATAGTTATACTAGTTGCAGCTAAACCAAATTTCAGAAACACAAAGCACTAAGAAAGCATGAGATGGTATAGAAGATTGCTCATACATTTGAAAAGTTCCAAAGTTTATCAAACCGAGTGCCAAAGGATACAATTAGTCACCTTCTCAACATCAAGAACATTTAGCTTGTCAAAAAGGGCCAAAATCTGCACGGCACTTAGAGTATACAGTATGTGGGGGTCATGTCCAATGTTACCACCATACCCACCTGCATAACTAAGTGTATCATCATGTGCTCCATTACTATAatcatcattttccattttttattgaCTTTTTAAAGCTTGTAATGCTAACTGTTAATTAGCTGGACTTACACTGGTTATAACCCtctcaaaaatcaaatatactctaagggcaggtttggggggtgggatgagacacaaaattctcatctcatctcatcattacacctttttcaaatccccatacaaaatataataaacaattcaattttttcaaatccaattcaactttttcaaatctcaacacaataataa carries:
- the LOC108991984 gene encoding geranylgeranyl transferase type-2 subunit beta 1-like isoform X1, coding for MGELAAEKHVQYILSVEKRKDDLISVAMEHLRMNGAYWGLTTLDLLGKLETVDVDEVVSWVMECQHESGGYGGNIGHDPHILYTLSAVQILALFDKLNVLDVEKVTNYIAQLQNQDGSFSGDIWGEVDTRFSYIALCCLSILHRLDKINVEKAVSYIVSCKNLDGGFGSTPGGESHAGQIFCCVGALAITGSLHHIDKDLLGWWLCERQVKSGGLNGRPEKLPDVCYSWWVLSSLIMIDRVHWINKEKLVKFILDCQDTENGGISDRPDDAVDVYHTYFGVAGLSHLEYPGLKAIDPAYALPVDVVNRIFFAR
- the LOC108991984 gene encoding geranylgeranyl transferase type-2 subunit beta 1-like isoform X3, producing the protein MGELAAEKHVQYILSVEKRKDDLISVAMEHLRMNGAYWGLTTLDLLGKLETVDVDEVVSWVMECQHESGGYGGNIGHDPHILYTLSAVQILALFDKLNVLDVEKVTNYIAQLQNQDGSFSGDIWGEVDTRFSYIALCCLSILHRLDKINVEKAVSYIVSCKNLDGGFGSTPGGESHAGQIFCCVGALAITGSLHHIDKDLLGWWLCERQVKSGGLNGRPEKLPDDTENGGISDRPDDAVDVYHTYFGVAGLSHLEYPGLKAIDPAYALPVDVVNRIFFAR
- the LOC108991984 gene encoding geranylgeranyl transferase type-2 subunit beta 1-like isoform X2 gives rise to the protein MGELAAEKHVQYILSVEKRKDDLISVAMEHLRMNGAYWGLTTLDLLGKLETVDVDEVVSWVMECQHESGGYGGNIGHDPHILYTLSAVQILALFDKLNVLDVEKVTNYIAQLQNQDGSFSGDIWGEVDTRFSYIALCCLSILHRLDKINVEKAVSYIVSCKNLDGGFGSTPGGESHAGQIFCCVGALAITGSLHHIDKDLLGWWLCERQVKSGGLNGRPEKLPDVCYSWWVLSSLIMIDRVHWINKEKLVKFILDCQDTENGGISDRPDDAVDVYHTYFGVAGV
- the LOC108991983 gene encoding tricyclene synthase EBOS, chloroplastic-like — translated: MTDSSNFSFIHCLKQFLPVCFSDTEKEHVRKILFDSKKEGIQFKDHEVLQNKVKKLDEAVRSMINNENSDLLAKLELIDEVQRLGLGYRFEKEITRALDNVVLASNSKGYNERIVKSLHATALSFRLLRQRGGDVSQDVFNSFTDENSNFKECLRRDVKGMLSLYEASYLGFEGENLLDEAMEFARVGLEDLKIHASKSVAEQIQHALEVPLHHRMQRLEARWYIEAYSKREDANPVVLELAKLDFNIVQSVLQGELQEMSRWWNNMGLSKKLTFTRDRLVECFFWTVGIGFQPQLGHLRKQLTKVAALVTTIDDVYDVYGTLDELVLFTDAVERWDIKAAIDLPDYMKLCFLALYNTINEIVYDTLKEKGGNILPYLTKAWADMFKAFLQETKWSSDKEMPNFKDYLNNGWRSVSGTIFLVHSYFILNQTFTKEALEGLENYHGLLRWPSIIFRLSNDLSTAAAELERGETANSIHCYMRGTNLSEEHARKHLNNMAETTWKKLNKERVVNRLFGESLVETAINLARIAKCTYQYGDGHGAPDIRAKNRVLSLIIEPIPVLVLERDQIPCLPK
- the LOC108991984 gene encoding geranylgeranyl transferase type-2 subunit beta 1-like isoform X5: MGELAAEKHVQYILSVEKRKDDLISVAMEHLRMNGAYWGLTTLDLLGKLETVDVDEVVSWVMECQHESGGYGGNIGHDPHILYTLSAVQILALFDKLNVLDVEKVTNYIAQLQNQDGSFSGDIWGEVDTRFSYIALCCLSILHRLDKINVEKAVSYIVSCKNLDGGFGSTPGGESHAGQIFCCVGALAITGSLHHIDKDLLGWWLCERQVKSGGLNGRPEKLPDDFPILNIQD
- the LOC108991984 gene encoding geranylgeranyl transferase type-2 subunit beta 1-like isoform X4, which codes for MGELAAEKHVQYILSVEKRKDDLISVAMEHLRMNGAYWGLTTLDLLGKLETVDVDEVVSWVMECQHESGGYGGNIGHDPHILYTLSAVQILALFDKLNVLDVEKVTNYIAQLQNQDGSFSGDIWGEVDTRFSYIALCCLSILHRLDKINVEKAVSYIVSCKNLDGGFGSTPGGESHAGQIFCCVGALAITGSLHHIDKDLLGWWLCERQVKSGGLNGRPEKLPDDTENGGISDRPDDAVDVYHTYFGVAGV